The following are from one region of the Ruficoccus sp. ZRK36 genome:
- a CDS encoding DUF4352 domain-containing protein → MSETDVPQQSKKKKNGCMIAIIAIVVIAILGIGGFLLVGGLFVTGAAVAVDQAIKEENRIPEEILPLDGSTQTGEYKITVYQVQEFDSVGNEFYSEQASEGATFVAVLWGYKNTTSTPISAFDAPRIELISPDLARYDPAVGASSALASTIDGLNQKALSDINPGISVKTVDVFEVSQELLLQPGWTLLIKADEKVRMKLN, encoded by the coding sequence ATGTCCGAAACCGACGTCCCTCAACAATCGAAGAAAAAGAAAAATGGCTGCATGATCGCCATCATAGCTATTGTAGTAATCGCCATATTGGGAATCGGAGGATTTCTACTAGTAGGCGGCCTGTTTGTAACCGGAGCCGCAGTTGCCGTCGATCAGGCCATAAAGGAAGAAAACCGTATTCCAGAAGAGATATTGCCCCTCGACGGATCAACACAAACTGGCGAATACAAGATCACGGTCTATCAGGTCCAAGAATTTGATTCAGTTGGCAACGAGTTCTACTCAGAGCAAGCCTCCGAAGGAGCCACATTTGTAGCTGTACTTTGGGGCTATAAAAACACCACCAGCACCCCAATCAGTGCCTTTGATGCCCCACGTATAGAGCTGATTTCGCCTGACCTAGCTCGCTATGATCCAGCCGTAGGAGCGAGTAGTGCCCTTGCCTCAACGATTGATGGCCTGAACCAAAAAGCGCTGAGTGACATCAATCCTGGTATAAGCGTCAAGACAGTAGACGTATTTGAGGTCAGCCAAGAGCTACTCCTGCAACCAGGCTGGACTCTTTTGATCAAAGCCGACGAAAAAGTAAGAATGAAACTCAATTAA
- a CDS encoding AAA family ATPase — protein sequence MITKITMNGVASYVAETSLETDKKVNLIYGLNGTGKSTLSHYLYNPEDERYAYCNFEGMEDEEVLVYNDSFINDYFFVKDQLPGIFTLSKENSTAAKAIQDASKLKAEETEKLRLKKQEIAKLTEDAQGQEDVHKNTIWKIKTAYCGGDRVLEFCLDGLRGNKSRLFEHILSVDLPKDKPKKTIQEIKKEVESLSGPSASKCDLIFGINLDLDESKYADILSAPILGNKDSAVSGLIDELGNSDWVRDGLAYIKDDVGDEALKCPFCQNETITRAVVESIRSYFDTSYEEKVKAVKDVLGEYRSQISRIPDISRYADNQFLKQHHDEFELRYNRMKACFDKNILIIEDKLSNPSKSLELEKSGDMVASVNELIEDVNKEISSHNSKIDNRDRALASLKEEFWANMRFDYDQTIATWVATRKQSQGSLAQLEADVLECEKRLDGYREAIRLHQADTVNVDDAVQSINDGLLNLGIDSFNIVKVADDFYRLVRPGKDDSEFRTLSEGEKTIITFLYFLELCKGKRSADEVGTKKIAVIDDPISSLSHIFIFHVGRMIINEMFNSDTFSQVFILTHSLYFFYELTDVKHERREKTQRLFRIIKNENGSRIDNMVYDEIQNDYQSYWSVIKDSNQPPALIANCMRNVIEYFFGFIGKESFNNVFQRKELLENRYAAFSRFMNRESHSIGQNIFDHKEFDYECFKEGLRLVFVAAGYPEHYRVMMR from the coding sequence ATGATCACAAAAATCACAATGAACGGTGTGGCTAGCTACGTTGCCGAAACATCACTGGAGACTGATAAAAAAGTAAACCTTATTTATGGTCTAAACGGTACTGGAAAAAGCACTCTCTCTCATTATTTGTATAACCCCGAAGACGAGCGTTATGCATATTGTAATTTTGAAGGGATGGAGGATGAGGAAGTTTTAGTGTATAATGATAGCTTTATTAATGATTATTTCTTTGTAAAAGATCAACTTCCCGGAATATTTACATTATCCAAAGAAAATTCCACTGCAGCAAAAGCTATACAGGATGCATCGAAGCTCAAGGCTGAGGAGACTGAAAAACTTCGGCTGAAGAAGCAAGAGATCGCTAAGCTTACAGAGGATGCTCAGGGGCAGGAAGATGTACATAAAAATACGATTTGGAAGATTAAGACTGCATACTGCGGAGGTGACCGTGTTCTTGAATTTTGCTTAGATGGTTTGAGGGGCAACAAGAGTAGGCTTTTTGAGCATATACTCTCCGTTGATTTGCCAAAAGATAAGCCTAAAAAAACTATTCAGGAAATTAAAAAAGAGGTGGAGTCGTTGAGTGGTCCATCGGCTTCGAAATGCGATTTAATTTTTGGCATCAACTTAGATTTAGATGAATCTAAGTATGCGGATATACTTTCAGCTCCGATTTTGGGTAATAAGGATAGTGCTGTTTCAGGATTGATCGATGAACTGGGGAATTCTGATTGGGTCCGGGATGGGCTGGCTTACATTAAAGATGACGTTGGTGATGAGGCTTTGAAGTGCCCTTTTTGCCAAAACGAGACAATTACGAGGGCGGTTGTTGAATCAATTAGGAGTTATTTTGATACAAGCTACGAGGAGAAGGTAAAAGCGGTTAAGGATGTTTTAGGTGAATATCGTAGCCAAATAAGTCGGATTCCTGACATTTCACGTTATGCCGATAATCAATTCTTAAAGCAGCATCATGATGAGTTTGAGCTGAGGTATAATCGGATGAAGGCATGTTTCGATAAAAATATACTTATTATTGAGGATAAGTTATCCAATCCGAGCAAGTCTTTGGAGCTAGAGAAATCCGGTGATATGGTAGCTAGCGTCAATGAGTTGATCGAGGATGTGAACAAAGAAATATCATCTCATAATAGTAAGATTGATAACAGAGATCGTGCGCTGGCGTCTTTAAAGGAAGAGTTTTGGGCAAATATGCGGTTTGACTATGATCAAACCATTGCTACATGGGTCGCTACTCGTAAGCAAAGTCAAGGCTCATTGGCGCAGCTAGAGGCGGACGTTCTAGAATGCGAAAAACGTCTCGATGGCTATCGAGAGGCTATTAGGCTTCATCAAGCTGACACCGTAAACGTAGATGACGCTGTGCAGTCTATTAATGATGGGCTTTTAAATTTAGGAATCGACTCGTTTAATATAGTTAAGGTTGCTGATGACTTCTATCGATTAGTTCGACCAGGCAAGGATGACAGTGAGTTTCGTACATTGAGCGAGGGGGAGAAGACGATAATAACGTTCTTGTACTTTTTGGAACTATGTAAAGGAAAGCGTAGTGCCGACGAGGTGGGTACCAAAAAAATCGCAGTCATTGATGACCCGATTTCCAGCCTTTCCCATATTTTTATATTTCATGTGGGAAGAATGATTATAAATGAAATGTTTAACTCAGACACATTTTCTCAAGTTTTTATTCTTACGCATAGCTTGTATTTTTTTTACGAACTTACGGATGTTAAACATGAACGAAGGGAAAAAACTCAACGGCTGTTTAGGATAATAAAAAATGAGAATGGAAGTCGGATCGATAATATGGTTTATGATGAGATTCAGAATGACTATCAGTCATATTGGAGTGTAATTAAAGATTCGAATCAGCCGCCTGCTTTAATAGCTAACTGCATGAGAAATGTAATCGAGTATTTTTTTGGTTTTATTGGTAAAGAGAGTTTTAATAACGTATTTCAACGCAAGGAATTATTAGAGAACCGCTATGCGGCGTTTTCTAGGTTTATGAATCGAGAATCACACTCTATCGGACAAAATATATTTGACCATAAAGAGTTTGATTATGAATGTTTTAAGGAGGGCTTGAGGTTGGTTTTTGTAGCTGCTGGATATCCTGAGCACTACCGAGTAATGATGAGGTAG
- a CDS encoding site-specific integrase translates to MALGKQSKTLSSKQIDAISTYLRNRRNGIRNNAIFLLSAKAGLRAKEIANLRWSMVVDSDGHLTDTISLTDSAAKGSSGRTIPMNKTVYAALDELLHIEQPIDGFTIQTSYVVRSERSTRTSPQVIVNMFQRWYRELGFIGCSSHSGRRTFITNAARKISLVGGSIRDVQAIAGHKHLQTTQRYIECDSESQRKVVDLV, encoded by the coding sequence ATGGCCCTTGGTAAGCAATCAAAGACACTTTCGAGCAAGCAGATCGATGCGATAAGTACCTACCTGCGGAACCGCAGGAATGGGATACGAAACAATGCGATCTTCCTTCTCTCAGCCAAAGCTGGACTCCGTGCCAAAGAGATAGCCAATTTAAGATGGTCAATGGTCGTAGACTCTGATGGACACCTAACCGATACCATTAGCCTCACAGATAGCGCAGCCAAAGGTAGCTCTGGCCGGACTATCCCCATGAATAAGACCGTCTATGCTGCCCTAGATGAGCTACTCCACATCGAACAGCCGATAGATGGCTTCACGATACAGACTTCATACGTTGTACGGTCTGAACGCTCGACCAGAACAAGCCCGCAGGTCATCGTGAATATGTTCCAGCGCTGGTATCGAGAGCTTGGCTTCATTGGTTGCTCCTCTCATTCTGGGAGACGAACCTTCATCACCAACGCTGCTCGTAAAATAAGCCTAGTTGGGGGCTCCATACGTGACGTACAGGCCATCGCCGGACATAAACATCTCCAGACCACTCAACGCTACATAGAATGCGACTCTGAGTCCCAAAGAAAGGTAGTAGACCTTGTCTGA
- a CDS encoding recombinase family protein: protein MSEILHIYTRVSTQAQKEEGTSLDSQKEQGIRKAKELGFEYQIWNEGGQSSSHDDLSNRPVLASLLDHIEAEEVKHLWVYNTDRLSRNDNTWSMIRLSLVKNTVTLYTNSGLYQLSNETDKFTLGILSLMSSYDNALRAERTRTGKVQRVKEGFWMGGPPPYGYKLINKKLEIDPDEAKWVRFIFEQFSKGQTVRWIRNKLLENKVMTRRKNPVWSLGSIEKLLTNTHYGGSYTYKDNRDGNVHTSTCPSLLPATLIIEAQKEKERRSKFRAKESNQKHFYLLRGLLRCDHCGAHFSARRYAVQKRSSYYCPRKERNYANVPERCDNSRYLKIEETDALIVSAVKEVLANSGLFKQEIRDHYLQQNQEQLPNKDARRKIKARIRTLTKDINDIRSKITILKADHLLEKTSNTRLSFMKVISEIQRRMLVAQAEKEKLEETLYNFDHQEQLSDWFTKYSERLNELDGMAEKECQKFLQGIIEYISVRTIDKRTHQLKIKFRLPYINGYLNPDRSDDTGQTPEGPYVKTLTVEAKKKPTNKTLQPK, encoded by the coding sequence TTGTCTGAAATACTCCACATCTATACACGGGTCAGTACCCAGGCTCAAAAGGAAGAAGGAACCTCTCTGGACTCCCAGAAAGAGCAAGGAATCAGAAAAGCAAAAGAGCTGGGATTTGAATATCAAATTTGGAACGAAGGCGGGCAATCAAGTAGCCATGATGACTTGAGCAACAGGCCAGTCCTGGCATCCCTGCTGGATCACATCGAAGCAGAAGAGGTAAAACACCTTTGGGTTTACAACACAGACAGGCTTTCACGAAACGATAACACGTGGAGCATGATCCGCCTGAGCCTCGTCAAAAACACAGTCACACTCTACACCAACTCCGGCCTCTACCAGCTATCCAACGAAACCGACAAATTCACGCTAGGGATTCTTTCGTTAATGAGTTCCTACGATAATGCCCTCAGAGCCGAACGAACAAGAACAGGCAAAGTCCAGCGAGTCAAAGAAGGCTTCTGGATGGGCGGCCCACCGCCATATGGGTACAAGCTCATAAACAAAAAGCTAGAAATCGATCCAGATGAAGCCAAATGGGTGAGATTCATCTTCGAGCAGTTTAGCAAGGGACAGACCGTCAGATGGATACGAAATAAGCTTCTTGAAAACAAGGTGATGACACGGCGGAAAAACCCCGTTTGGAGCCTTGGGTCCATAGAAAAATTGCTAACCAATACGCATTACGGCGGAAGCTACACCTACAAAGACAATAGAGACGGCAATGTACACACGAGTACCTGCCCTAGCCTGCTGCCTGCCACTCTGATAATAGAGGCACAAAAAGAGAAGGAGCGACGGTCAAAATTCAGGGCAAAAGAAAGTAATCAGAAGCATTTCTACCTCCTGCGAGGCTTACTTCGGTGTGATCATTGCGGAGCACACTTCTCCGCTAGACGGTACGCAGTCCAAAAGCGCTCTAGCTACTACTGCCCGAGAAAGGAAAGAAATTATGCCAATGTCCCAGAACGATGCGATAACAGTAGGTACCTGAAAATCGAAGAAACCGATGCCCTTATCGTAAGCGCCGTAAAAGAAGTCCTGGCCAACTCGGGCCTATTCAAGCAGGAGATACGAGATCATTATCTACAGCAGAATCAAGAGCAGCTACCCAACAAAGACGCTAGGCGAAAAATCAAAGCTCGGATTAGAACACTTACCAAAGACATCAATGATATCCGGTCCAAAATAACCATACTGAAGGCAGATCATCTACTTGAAAAGACAAGCAACACTCGCCTCAGCTTCATGAAAGTCATATCCGAGATTCAACGCCGGATGCTAGTTGCCCAAGCGGAAAAGGAAAAGCTCGAAGAGACTTTGTATAATTTCGATCATCAAGAGCAGTTAAGTGATTGGTTTACAAAATATTCAGAAAGACTCAATGAGCTGGATGGCATGGCTGAAAAAGAATGCCAAAAGTTCCTTCAAGGCATTATCGAGTATATTTCAGTGCGCACGATCGATAAGAGGACACACCAACTCAAAATCAAATTTCGCTTACCGTACATTAACGGATATTTAAACCCCGATCGCTCCGACGATACAGGCCAAACCCCAGAGGGACCATATGTTAAAACCCTGACTGTTGAGGCTAAAAAAAAGCCCACAAACAAAACACTTCAGCCGAAATAA
- the trpE gene encoding anthranilate synthase component I has translation MKFYPTQDAFCQLAEQGNLIPVYAEVTADFETPVSAFARLRSRKPAFLFESIVGGEHISRYSIIGSAPRKVITSWADKTVVTHADGSREEVPTPADPLKLVEAEMEGLKPVRMQDEPLFTGGAVGFIGHEYIHRIEPSVPRAEEDTLGMPLMCYAIVDTVVIFDRVRQTLRIISNARLDDDKSDPQAAYAAATTAIEETFSELRASQAPLDPIPLGEVDEITVPPGNFTQEQFETAVEKAKEYVRAGDVVQIVGSQRFEIPYAEDGLSLYRALRIVNPSPYMFMFETEDFSVIGASPEVHVRSTEGRVEIRPIAGTRPRGATPAEDAELEKDLLADPKERAEHLMLVDLARNDIGRVCEVGTVQVQDYAIIERYSHVMHIVSQVEGQLAGDKTAFDLMRATFPAGTLSGAPKIRAMQIIAELEKQCRGVYGGALGYFSYNGNLDSCIAIRTALLKEKTLFIQSGAGLVADSIPEHEYQETVNKAKGMLKAVALSQQIARITDA, from the coding sequence ATGAAATTTTACCCGACACAGGACGCATTCTGCCAGTTGGCGGAGCAGGGCAACCTGATCCCCGTCTATGCCGAGGTGACGGCCGACTTTGAGACACCCGTCTCGGCCTTCGCCCGCCTGCGCAGCCGCAAGCCCGCTTTTCTGTTCGAGTCGATCGTGGGCGGCGAGCATATCAGCCGCTACAGCATCATCGGCTCGGCCCCGCGCAAGGTCATCACGTCCTGGGCCGATAAAACCGTGGTCACCCATGCCGATGGCTCCCGCGAGGAAGTCCCCACCCCGGCAGACCCGCTGAAGCTGGTCGAAGCCGAGATGGAGGGCCTGAAACCCGTCCGCATGCAGGACGAGCCGCTCTTCACCGGGGGGGCTGTGGGCTTCATCGGCCACGAATATATTCACAGGATCGAGCCGAGCGTGCCGAGGGCCGAGGAAGACACCCTGGGCATGCCTCTGATGTGCTACGCGATTGTCGATACGGTGGTCATTTTTGACCGCGTGCGGCAGACCCTGCGTATCATCTCCAATGCCCGCCTCGACGACGACAAAAGCGACCCTCAGGCCGCCTACGCTGCCGCCACCACCGCGATTGAGGAAACCTTTAGCGAACTGCGCGCCTCGCAGGCCCCGCTGGACCCGATCCCGCTGGGCGAGGTGGACGAAATCACGGTGCCGCCCGGTAACTTCACTCAGGAGCAGTTCGAGACTGCGGTGGAGAAGGCCAAGGAGTATGTACGCGCCGGAGATGTCGTGCAAATCGTTGGATCTCAACGCTTTGAAATCCCCTACGCCGAGGACGGGCTTTCCCTGTATCGCGCCCTGCGCATCGTCAACCCCTCGCCGTACATGTTTATGTTCGAGACGGAGGACTTCTCCGTCATCGGGGCCTCGCCGGAGGTCCATGTCCGCAGCACCGAGGGGCGCGTGGAGATCCGCCCCATCGCCGGTACGCGCCCCCGTGGCGCCACTCCCGCCGAGGACGCCGAGCTGGAAAAAGATTTGCTGGCCGACCCCAAGGAACGGGCCGAGCACCTCATGCTCGTTGACCTGGCCCGCAATGACATCGGTCGCGTCTGCGAGGTCGGCACCGTTCAGGTGCAGGACTATGCCATTATCGAACGTTATTCGCATGTTATGCACATCGTTTCCCAGGTGGAGGGTCAGCTCGCCGGGGACAAGACCGCGTTTGACCTGATGCGGGCGACATTTCCGGCCGGGACGCTCTCCGGCGCCCCCAAGATTCGGGCCATGCAGATCATCGCCGAGCTGGAAAAACAGTGCCGCGGCGTCTATGGCGGCGCGCTGGGGTATTTCAGCTATAATGGCAACCTGGACTCCTGCATTGCGATCCGGACAGCCCTCTTAAAAGAAAAAACTTTATTTATTCAGTCAGGTGCAGGCCTCGTCGCCGACTCAATTCCGGAACATGAGTACCAGGAAACGGTCAATAAAGCGAAAGGAATGCTCAAAGCGGTTGCATTATCCCAGCAAATAGCTAGGATAACTGATGCTTAA
- a CDS encoding RNA polymerase sigma factor RpoD/SigA, which produces MPEPETLADLPHSEKSAIKLYLAEIGKTPLLKPEEEVALARRIRKGDQKARQHMIEANLRLVVKIAHDYANFGLPLLDLISEGNIGLVKAVERFDPDKGGKLSTYAAWWIKQSIKRALANQSKTIRLPVHLVDKIARMRKLTTALQELLGREPTNEEIALEMGMPVNKIAHLKTVSVRPTSLDAPVGEDDDTEFGDLVGDENAPTPFENLKSKSMLTDVNAMLDSLDERESEIIRMRFGIGGDRPQTLEEVGQHFNITRERVRQLQNMALQRMRREMAKKEKQRTAEEVHQENLQKKRMQVLHEFFQQSAQDESRN; this is translated from the coding sequence GTGCCCGAACCGGAAACACTTGCCGACCTGCCGCACTCCGAAAAGAGTGCCATCAAGCTGTACCTGGCCGAAATCGGCAAAACTCCCCTGCTCAAGCCGGAGGAGGAAGTCGCACTGGCCAGACGTATCCGCAAAGGCGACCAAAAGGCCCGCCAGCACATGATCGAGGCCAACCTGCGCCTCGTGGTGAAAATTGCGCACGACTACGCGAATTTTGGTCTCCCGCTGCTCGACCTGATCAGTGAGGGGAACATCGGCCTGGTCAAAGCCGTTGAACGCTTTGACCCGGACAAGGGCGGCAAGCTCTCGACCTACGCGGCCTGGTGGATCAAGCAGTCCATCAAGCGCGCCCTGGCCAACCAGAGCAAGACCATCCGCCTGCCCGTCCACCTCGTCGATAAAATCGCCCGCATGCGCAAGCTGACCACCGCGCTGCAGGAGCTGCTCGGTCGCGAGCCCACCAACGAGGAAATCGCCCTCGAGATGGGGATGCCGGTCAACAAGATCGCGCACCTCAAGACCGTCAGCGTGCGCCCGACTTCGCTCGACGCACCCGTCGGCGAGGACGACGACACCGAGTTTGGCGATCTGGTCGGCGACGAGAATGCGCCCACGCCCTTTGAGAATCTCAAGAGCAAGTCCATGCTCACGGACGTGAACGCCATGCTCGACTCGCTCGACGAGCGCGAATCGGAGATCATCCGCATGCGCTTCGGCATCGGTGGCGACCGCCCCCAGACCCTCGAAGAGGTCGGCCAGCACTTCAACATCACCCGCGAACGCGTCCGCCAGCTCCAGAACATGGCGCTCCAGCGTATGCGCCGCGAGATGGCCAAGAAGGAAAAGCAGCGCACCGCCGAGGAGGTCCATCAGGAGAACCTCCAGAAGAAGCGCATGCAGGTGCTGCATGAGTTCTTCCAGCAGAGCGCTCAGGACGAATCCCGCAACTAG
- a CDS encoding sulfatase-like hydrolase/transferase, which produces MKWIQTALQTFLLPCLTAACLSLHGADQPRPNILFIFSDDQRADALGAVNPDIVTPHLDSLAKDGVVFDRAYVTTAICSPSRASTLTGRYGTRNGVSTLSAALNEGERTFAQYLGDVGYRTAQFGKWHIKTTPAEAAFQSYAQMYSNGSWYHRNIDSNIPGAPKALNGRFYEEVMADMLIDYIDESASSGQPFVAWWCNQVPHLDEKMQYPDVDDTQALYDPADMRVPTNWADEPSAWTVESGERPPYLAQSRFVSKSAEENYGGPGGYDNPAPGIRNRTVGEDNVQNHLREYYAAVTALDRQIGRVLARLKDPNGDGDTSDSIANNTWIIFMGDNGWFTGHHRFTSKVLPYEEASRVPMLVWGPGVSPRTESHLVLNIDLTRLILDIAGTQADTSHMQGLNLRTLIDEPDTNWRESVYLEGVISEPSLGAEPFDAVVKDHYKLIRTYADSSGESVVWLELYDLETDPDEMHNLSNDPAYASIRDDLTRSLVAQKSAIAASPNATPKP; this is translated from the coding sequence ATGAAATGGATCCAAACCGCCCTGCAGACTTTTCTCCTGCCGTGCCTGACAGCTGCCTGCCTCTCCCTGCACGGGGCCGACCAGCCGAGGCCAAACATCCTGTTTATCTTTTCCGACGACCAGCGGGCCGACGCACTCGGCGCTGTTAACCCGGACATCGTCACCCCGCACCTTGACTCACTCGCCAAGGATGGCGTCGTCTTTGACCGGGCCTACGTGACGACCGCCATCTGCTCGCCCTCGCGCGCCTCCACGCTCACCGGGCGCTACGGCACCCGCAACGGCGTGTCTACACTCAGCGCCGCCCTCAACGAAGGTGAGCGGACCTTCGCGCAGTATCTGGGAGACGTTGGCTACCGGACGGCCCAGTTCGGCAAGTGGCACATCAAGACCACCCCAGCCGAGGCGGCCTTCCAGTCCTACGCGCAGATGTACTCGAACGGCTCCTGGTACCACCGCAACATTGACAGTAACATCCCCGGAGCCCCGAAGGCTCTCAACGGCCGCTTCTACGAGGAGGTCATGGCCGATATGCTGATCGACTACATCGACGAGAGTGCAAGCTCCGGGCAGCCCTTTGTCGCGTGGTGGTGTAACCAGGTCCCACACCTCGACGAAAAGATGCAGTACCCCGATGTGGACGACACCCAGGCCCTCTACGACCCGGCGGACATGCGCGTGCCCACGAACTGGGCCGACGAGCCCTCAGCCTGGACAGTCGAGTCCGGGGAGCGCCCGCCCTATCTGGCTCAGTCACGTTTTGTTTCCAAGTCCGCCGAGGAAAACTACGGTGGCCCCGGTGGCTATGACAACCCAGCCCCCGGCATCCGAAACCGCACTGTCGGTGAGGACAACGTGCAGAACCACCTGCGCGAATACTACGCTGCCGTGACCGCCCTCGACCGGCAGATCGGCCGCGTACTGGCCCGCCTGAAAGACCCCAACGGCGACGGCGACACCTCGGACAGCATCGCCAACAACACGTGGATCATCTTCATGGGCGACAACGGCTGGTTCACAGGACACCACCGCTTCACCTCCAAGGTCCTCCCCTACGAGGAGGCCTCGCGGGTGCCGATGCTTGTGTGGGGGCCGGGCGTGTCCCCCCGCACCGAGAGTCATCTCGTGCTGAATATCGACCTGACCCGCCTCATCCTCGACATCGCTGGCACTCAGGCCGACACCTCGCACATGCAGGGGCTAAACCTTCGCACGCTCATCGACGAACCGGACACCAACTGGCGCGAAAGCGTTTATCTGGAGGGCGTTATCTCCGAGCCCAGCCTCGGCGCAGAGCCCTTTGACGCTGTAGTTAAGGATCACTACAAACTCATCCGCACCTATGCCGATTCATCCGGTGAGTCCGTGGTCTGGCTGGAGCTCTACGATCTGGAGACCGACCCGGACGAGATGCACAATCTCTCCAACGACCCGGCCTACGCCAGCATCAGAGACGACCTGACGCGCTCGCTCGTCGCACAAAAATCCGCCATAGCCGCCTCTCCAAACGCAACCCCCAAGCCTTGA
- the rpsA gene encoding 30S ribosomal protein S1: MSSIMEELLAQSELGNLHSGTIVKGTITEVRQNEVIVDIGGKSEGAISAGEFFDVGELSIGEEIEVFLEKLEDKDGNPILSFDKAEQKKNWENILSKCEEGTIISGRVKSKVKGGLIVSIGVDAFLPASQIDIQPPKNLDQYLSQTYDFKILKINTERRNIVISRRELIEEQRQEKRRKLLEEVKPGDTRRGTVKNITDYGAFIDLDGLDGLLHITDMSWGRISHPSEMLKVGEEINVMIIEVDRDRERVSLGLKQTTENPWENIEKKFPVGAKVSGKVVNLVPYGAFVELEEGVEGLVHVTELSWTKRISKPSEVLKVGEEIDAVVLGIQKDEQKISLGVRQLEVNPWDMARHNYPVGARVRGKVRNLTTYGAFVELEEGIDGMVHVSDMSWTRKINHPSEMLKKGDEIDAIVLDVDVDQQRISLGMRQLTEDPWSEIDRYFKIGDVVKGKVTKITSYGAFIQLDQDIDGLVHISQIAEDHVEKIKDVIKEGDEVDARVIKIDRDDRRIGLSIKAASYDRDQLAAEVAAFDKVKSDTDLTNLGDILDEATKE, from the coding sequence ATGAGTTCCATTATGGAAGAACTGCTCGCGCAGAGCGAGCTGGGTAACCTGCACTCCGGTACCATCGTCAAGGGTACCATCACCGAAGTCCGCCAGAACGAAGTTATCGTTGATATCGGCGGCAAGTCTGAAGGAGCTATCTCCGCCGGCGAATTTTTCGACGTTGGCGAACTCTCCATCGGCGAGGAAATCGAAGTATTCCTCGAAAAGCTCGAAGACAAGGACGGCAACCCGATCCTGTCCTTCGACAAGGCCGAACAGAAGAAGAACTGGGAGAACATCCTCAGCAAGTGCGAAGAAGGCACGATCATTTCCGGTCGCGTCAAGAGCAAGGTCAAGGGCGGCCTCATCGTCAGCATTGGCGTGGACGCGTTCCTGCCGGCCTCGCAGATCGACATCCAGCCTCCGAAGAATCTGGACCAGTACCTTTCGCAGACCTACGACTTCAAGATCCTCAAGATCAACACCGAGCGCCGCAACATCGTCATCTCGCGCCGCGAGCTGATCGAAGAGCAGCGCCAGGAAAAGCGCCGCAAGCTGCTTGAAGAAGTCAAGCCGGGCGACACCCGCCGCGGCACGGTCAAGAACATCACCGACTACGGTGCCTTTATCGACCTGGACGGCCTCGACGGCCTCCTCCACATCACCGACATGAGCTGGGGCCGCATCTCGCACCCGAGCGAAATGCTGAAGGTGGGCGAAGAAATCAACGTCATGATCATCGAGGTGGACCGCGACCGCGAACGCGTCTCGCTCGGCCTCAAGCAGACCACGGAAAACCCCTGGGAGAACATCGAGAAGAAGTTCCCCGTCGGCGCCAAGGTCTCCGGCAAGGTCGTCAACCTCGTCCCCTACGGTGCCTTTGTGGAGCTGGAAGAGGGCGTGGAAGGCCTCGTGCACGTTACCGAGCTGTCCTGGACCAAGCGCATCTCCAAGCCGAGCGAAGTGCTCAAGGTGGGCGAAGAAATCGACGCCGTTGTCCTAGGCATCCAGAAGGACGAGCAGAAGATCTCCCTCGGCGTTCGCCAGCTCGAAGTCAACCCGTGGGATATGGCCCGCCACAACTACCCGGTTGGCGCGCGCGTCCGCGGCAAGGTTCGCAACCTCACCACCTACGGTGCGTTTGTTGAGCTCGAAGAAGGCATCGACGGTATGGTTCACGTCTCCGACATGTCCTGGACCCGCAAGATCAACCACCCGAGCGAAATGCTCAAGAAGGGTGACGAGATCGACGCTATTGTCCTCGACGTCGACGTCGACCAGCAGCGCATCTCCCTCGGTATGCGTCAGCTCACCGAAGACCCCTGGAGCGAAATCGACCGCTACTTCAAGATCGGCGACGTGGTCAAGGGCAAGGTCACCAAGATCACCTCTTACGGTGCCTTTATCCAGCTCGATCAGGACATCGACGGACTGGTTCACATCAGCCAGATCGCCGAAGACCACGTCGAGAAGATCAAGGACGTGATCAAGGAAGGCGACGAAGTCGACGCCCGCGTGATCAAGATCGACCGCGACGACCGCCGCATCGGCCTGTCCATCAAGGCTGCCTCCTACGACCGCGACCAGCTCGCCGCCGAAGTGGCTGCCTTCGACAAGGTCAAGAGCGACACCGATCTGACCAACCTCGGCGACATCCTCGACGAAGCCACCAAGGAATAG